GTTATCTGGAAGGGCACGGAGTTGTCGGATATCTTGATGGCGGTGAACCCGGTGCCGGAAGAGACATAAAGCGTATCGCCGGAGATCCCCCTGACGGCCTCCTCGCCGTTGTTGGGAATGACGACAGTGGAGGGGGCGGTGTGCAGATTGCTGACGCTGAATATCTCCACCTGTCCCCAGCACAGGACGCAGATCTGGCTGCTGCCCTGGTTGAACCAGACCCCCTTGGGGAAGGCGGCCCCGGTCTGGACCGAATCCGTTTTTTGGGCCGTGGCGGCATCGATCAGATACAGCCATTTGTTCAGGGTGTCGGTCACCGCCAGGCGGCTGCCGTTGGGGGACAGGGCCAGCCCGTAACAGGTGGCCGGCAGATTGACAGTGGCAAAATGATTGTTGTGGTTCTTGAGCTGGATGAATTCCAACCCGCTTTGGGTAAGGACATAGGCCACGCTGTCATCGGCGGAAATGCGTATCTGGCTGGCTTTGGTGTAAAACGGCAGATAGCCCTCGGGCTTCAGGTCGTTCTGCTGGAACATATATATCTCATTGGAGGTGTTACAGCAGACGTAGATCCCCCGCACGGTGGTGAAGCTGGAATTCCAGGCCGAGGCCAGGGGATTCCCGGCCAGGTCCTGGGCGGCGGAGCCGATGGCCACCTGGAATTGGCGGCGAAAGGCCAGGGTCTCGGCCGGGGCGAAGGTCATGATGGAATCCCCGCTCCAGGTGAAATTTCCGGAAACGGAAGGAGAGATGGAAAAGGCGGCCCGGGCCGAGGCGGTATCCATCACCTCGGAGAATCTGACGATTATTGGCTTATTCACCGAGGTCAAAGTATCGTTATTGGCCGGATCAAGCGACAGAACCTTGGGCTTGACGGTGTCGGCGATGGTTCGGAAGGTCCAGGAATACTGGGGCGATAGATGGTTCCCGCACCGGTCGGTGACGCTGGTGTCGAGCATGGCGGTGAAGGTCATGTCATAGCAAAGAAGCGAAGAGGGGGAAAAACTTATTATGGAGTCGCTCTGCAGGGCGGCATTGCCCAGGATGCCGGTAACGCCGGTCAGGGAAAAAGCCGAGACCGACCAGGGGGCCAGCCTCTCGGAAAAGGCCGCCGAAATGCTGGCTGTGGCGCTGACCCCGGTCTGGCCGCCGGCCGGGTTGGTGGAGACCACTATGGGACGAAGGCTGTCAGCGTTGGCCCCGCAGATAAATGAAGAAGTGTAGACCGCGGCCAGGGCGGTGCCGGCGGTGTTCTGGGCGATGGTGGACACCGTTATCAGAATGGTA
The nucleotide sequence above comes from Candidatus Edwardsbacteria bacterium. Encoded proteins:
- a CDS encoding Ig-like domain-containing protein, giving the protein MKKLISLALLAAVATVIVQGCGKKSDPVAPPPTPPTPPTVIAVYPPASSTDNFRNSLIYLTFSADMKQTETQNALTITGMTGQKTWWNRILIFRPDSLYTPGDTILITVSTIAQNTAGTALAAVYTSSFICGANADSLRPIVVSTNPAGGQTGVSATASISAAFSERLAPWSVSAFSLTGVTGILGNAALQSDSIISFSPSSLLCYDMTFTAMLDTSVTDRCGNHLSPQYSWTFRTIADTVKPKVLSLDPANNDTLTSVNKPIIVRFSEVMDTASARAAFSISPSVSGNFTWSGDSIMTFAPAETLAFRRQFQVAIGSAAQDLAGNPLASAWNSSFTTVRGIYVCCNTSNEIYMFQQNDLKPEGYLPFYTKASQIRISADDSVAYVLTQSGLEFIQLKNHNNHFATVNLPATCYGLALSPNGSRLAVTDTLNKWLYLIDAATAQKTDSVQTGAAFPKGVWFNQGSSQICVLCWGQVEIFSVSNLHTAPSTVVIPNNGEEAVRGISGDTLYVSSGTGFTAIKISDNSVPFQITGISNHPFGLAVSPDQAHVALACYEEHAVKIYTTSGAYVTTVSVGTGPKGLAYSPDGKYLYVSNSASNSISVISRNDNTYTAQTPKTVGSGPWGIAVTP